The Pseudanabaena sp. PCC 6802 genomic interval TTTTTTATCCCAACTCGCACTTAATAGTAGGGTTTTGGAATTGGGTAAAAAAGCAATGCAGGAAACCGACCAACTATGCCCGGATAGATTGCGTAGCAATTGATGGGTTTTTAAGTCCCAAATCTTAATATCTTTGCCATCGCCAGCACTGGCTAGAATGCTGGCATCGGCATTAAAAGCCACGGATTTAATCGCCCAATTGTGCCCCTTTAAACTATGCTTTAACTCCCAATTATCAGTTTGCCAAATCTTCACTATGCGGTCTTGAGATGCACTTGCCAATAGAGGCGATCCGATCGCAAATTGCACGTCAGTTACGGCTAAGCTATGTGCTGCTAAAGTGGTAATTAGCTCTTTAGTTTGGCGATCCCAAATTCTTATTTTTTTATCAATATGAGCGCTGGCTAGCATGGGAAGACCAGGATGAAGGGCGATCACAGCTACTCCACTGCCCGTGTCTAATTCGTGGACGATATCGCTATCTGCATTGCGACCGCCGTTCCAACGCCAGAAATAGATCTTACCTTTACGATCGCCACTAATTAAGATATTGGTATTTGGAACGAATTTAATATCTGCGATCTGCCCCTGATGCCCGTATAGATTTACAATCCTGTCCCCTGTTTCTACTTCCGAGATCGAGATCTTTTTGTCCTCACCACCACTGGCGATAAACTTGCCATCGTCGCTATAATCAATGCAATTCAGTCCTGCGAAAAGTTCCTCGTCAGCGCGCAGAAACTTCTGACAGGTCCAGGTATATTCGAGTGCGTCCTGGTGCCTTTTCTTGCGAGCGATCGCGCTTTCCCAATCTGTGACGCTACATCCCATCATGCGTAAAACATCTGACGGAGAGCGCAGCCTTCGATCGAGATCTGGGACAATTAACTTATCGATTAACTCGCCTAATCTCTCGCGGCGATCGCTATTTACTTCTGCTTTGCTAATTTGCCAATTATCCCGCCATACCCAGCTACGATCGATCGTATTGAAGACATCGAAGGGGCGCAATCCTGTCAACAGATATACACAAACTAAACCCAAACTATAAAGATCGCTCGCAAAACACACTGTCCCTTCCAAACTTTCTGGCGCTGAAAATTCAGCAGAACCAGAGTATATATCCAGAGAAGTATCAGACTGAATATTGCGATCGCCTTTAACTTTGGTTAAGCTCATCCAATCCACTAAAATAAACTTATTTAGCTTATCTGAATAAATAATATTTTGCGGTTCGATTTCTCGATGAATTAACTTGTAACTGTGCAGATGATGTAGAACGGGCAGGATATTGAGGAGAACTTGCCAAACGCGATCGACCGCAAAAGTGCCAGAGCGATTTACCAATGTTTCCAGATTATTACCTTCGATAAATCCTCTTACCAAATAGCAATAACTATCTGTCTCAAAGCTATCGATATAATCGGGAATATCAGGATGCGGTTCGATCTCTTTTAGATAAGTAACGAGGCGGTTGAAATAGTTATTGTAGGGGTTATCTTTGTGAATTTGTCTTAGAATACAAGAATTGGTATTGAGGCGATCGCTGACTCGAAAAACCTGACTGCGATTATTTTTATGTAAAATCGCGATCGCTTGATAGCGATCTTTCAGACTTAAAGCAGCTCCGCAGTTGTGGCAAAACTGAGAGTCATTATCTCGATTAATTTGCAAACAATTGGGATTGAAACAGTATACCCTTGGCATGATTATATTGAAAATTATTCTGAGAAAAAAGGAATCTGTTATCGCCGCCTATTTCGATGTCCTGCTAGTTTCTGCCACATTTGACGGATTGTAGTTATGAATGAAGATATACATTTCAAAAAAACTTGAGAACCTTTAGGCTGACTGCTAATTGTGCGATCTTTACTTGCTGGCACCTGCTTTGGGGGAATAGATCGAGCAGGAGGCGAAACGGGCATCACGATGATTGAAGGATTAGAAGCTGATAGTTGGAGATCGGCGATCCGATCGACAATGCCATATTGTAGGGCTTCTTGAGCAGATAGAAAAAAGTGTTGTTCCGTATCCCGTTCAATCTTCTGCACTGGCTGCCCCGTGTGTCGAGCCATAATCCCATTTAATGTTTGCCTAATTTTACAAAGTTCTACAGTCTGCGCATCTAATTCAGGGCTGTTATTAACTCCTACTGAAGGCGGACAAAGCATAATCCTACTATGAGCGAGCGCCAGCCTTTTTCCCTTTGCACCTGCTGCCAATAACAAGCCAGCTATTCCTCCCGCAAATTCAATACAAACTGTTGCAACATCAGCTTGAATACTCTCAATTGTGTCGTAAATTGCCATGCCTGCTGAAACCGACCCACCAGAAGAATTAATATAGAGATAAATATCTGCGTTCGCATCTTCGGAGTCCAAATACAGTAATTGCGCTACAGCAGCAATAGCCGTTTCGTTTGTTATCTCTTCTCGCAAAACAACAATCCGTTTTTGGACTAGATCGTTATAAAATTCTTCATTCTGGTTCAGGAAATCATTTGAATTATCCATTTCAATCTCGATCTCTCCTTAGTATCTTGAGGTTATATAGCGGTTTTCAGATGAAAGCGAGAAGGGGGTTTGGGGGCGTTGCCCCCAAGAAGGGGTGGAACCCCTTCACCCCGTTAATAAAACCTGTTCTCAATTGAAAAACGCTATAACTGACTTTACGTGGAAGATTCTGGAGTCCTCACCCCTCCGCGTAACATCAGGTTATAACAGTAGAGTGGGGGTGGGCAATGGGTACATCTCAAGTTTGCAGGCTCATAACCCCACCCATCCTCCCCTTGACAAGGGGAGGTACCGGAGGTGGAGGGGTAACTGCAAAACTGGAATGCTCCCTGGGCAATGCCCTGTTATCTATAATCCCCTATAAATCCTTGGGAGGAACGATACTTGCCAAAGGATTATCTAATACAGGTTTCTTAGTTGCTACAGGTTTTTCCTCTTTAACACTATTTGCACTCTTCAAACCAGGTACCCCCGGTTGTTGCAATTGATTTTTTAGCAACATTGCCAACAAACCATCCAATAAACCACCGCCATTTGCACTGCCGCTTACCGATACATCGGGGACGACGCGAACCTGGCGATCGCCGATTACCTGCATCAACTGAAGCACAGTATAGGCTTGAGACCCCAATGCCGTCACCCCCGCTTTGTAGGCGGCTGCCTTAGCTTCCCCAGTAAGGCGGATTGCCTCTGCCTCGCCATTTGCCTCCTTGATCTTAGAACTGGCCGCCAACTCTGAGATGCGCACGCCTTGTTCTGCTTTAACTACCTCCTGTTGGATATCTGCTAGCGCAGTTTCCCTCACTAACTCCTGTCGTTGGGTTTGCGCCGTACGCTGCACTTCGTAGGTCTTTTGTTGTTCTTCGGCGATTTTTCTTTGCGTCAAAGTCTGCATCAATTCTGGTGGCGGCGTAATCAACCCGATTAAAGTATCCACCGCCTGCACGTCATAGGCACGCAAAGCCAACCGCACGTATTCTGCTGCCTCTGCTTGTCTCTGACTGCGTTCCGTCAAGAAATCGAGAATCGTGTATTCCTGCGCCGAGTTACGGAAATAGTTAGCGATAATCGGGCGCAGAACGTGATCGACAACATTTTGCATCGAACCCAGACGAGAAATTACCTTTGGTGCATCTAACGCGCCGATATGGATGATTTGGAATACCTCTAAATCGTACGTGAATCCATCAAAAGACAGTAGCTTCAACGCCGTTAGTTTGGAATCGTAACCGTGTTCCCCTGTAATGCGTTCCGAGAAATTTAACACGATATTCGTGGTTGGCACCAATTCCACTCCCATAATCCGCGTATTCAGAGGATGCTTGCCCGGATATAGAGGTGTTACCCAAACTCCTTTATGACCGGGGTTAACCAGCGAACCGTGGGTAAATGCTTCGCCACTAATATCTTCGGTAGTTTTGCCCACAAAGGAAATGACTACCCCCACATAACCGATGGGAATTTCTGTCATCCTTACCTGTTCGACTTGTGCAAACCAGGGATTGAGATTCCACGAACCCGATAGAATGACTTGCTCTTGTAAGCCCCTTCTGCCGCCGCCATTAATAAATTTTTGAGCGTTTTGGAAATTGTCGTGACCCGGAATCACGGGGCCAGCTATTTCTCCTTCTTCGATCGCCAAACCATCCAAAGTCGTAACGATACCTACCGTGTTTGGGTCTACTGTATGCACTTTGAGATCGTTGGGGTGCATTCCTTGTTTGCTAGCAGTTGTCGCCGTGATAATCGTGAATAATCCGGTGTTAATGCGATACATACCTGCGGTGAGAATGCCTAGCTGTCGTCCCTTCTCGCCACCGTTGACTAAAAATTTGTGTGCGTCTTGAAAATCGTCGCAGGGAACGACCTTACCTAATATCCTCTCCGGTGGGATGGTGGCACCGTCATTGGCAACTACAAGGCCGATTTCTCCTTGAGGGATAATGCAAACAGATTCCTTTTTGATGCCATATTGCCAGGGCCAAAAGCCCCAGTGCCAACCTGGTGGTAGGGTACTGGCCTGCAAACCACCTTCTCCGTGCAAGGCAATTAATCTGCCAGCGGGTAAGCTTTTGCTGGCAAATTTCTTGGTGACGATCCCAACTTCTTTTTCCCCAATCACAACTAAACCCAAAATCTGGCAGATTTGAGGAAAGAAAATCAAGCAAATAACTACGCCAGCAACGGGGATCAGCCAGGTAGATATATCCGCCTTGACAATCTGTGGTTGAGATTCAATCTTTGATGTTGTTTCTGGGGTGGATAGCGCAGTGATGAGTTCGCTGTGGGTAACGGTTCGAGATTGTTTAACTGGTAGTTCTTTGGCTGCGGCAACATTTCCCGACAGCATGATTCCAGCCGCAAGTAATGAGGTAACAGACAAACCCCGACTGAGTTTGCCACCTAGCAACTTATTCTTCGTGCTTCTCATAGTTGTTATTCTTTGTATCGAGACGTATCGAAATCGAGATATTGAAACTTCAGCAAAGAAAGACTTTGTTCTCCTATGCTTCACAAAAGTTAATAATCAAAATAGATAGGCATTCAAGAACCTAATGAAGATCTATTAAGCTCGGCTTCTTCAATGTTAAGTGAGATAGATTTTTCTCACTGTCTACACTATTCTAAGCGATCGCTCAGTTTAACTTTTGGAAGAAAGCCTAAATTCAGATTTAATTAATCCTGTGCCGTGAATAACTATGCCTTATGCACGATAATGTTATACGATCGGTTAATCTCCGGTAAGCCTAGCAGTTAAAGGGGGATTGTGCTAAACCATTCTACAAAATATGTCGAGGAAAGGTGAAGTGGGTATTGTGGTTCAGGAAGTGTCAAAAAGCTTTGGCGACTTCCAAGCGGTGGACAACGTTAGTATAGAAGTCAAAAGTGGCTCTTTGGTAGCACTTTTGGGGCCGTCCGGTTCCGGGAAATCTACCTTACTCCGTTTAATTGCGGGGCTAGAAATACCCGATCGCGGCAAGATCTTTTTAACGGGCGAGGATACAACTTTTCAGGATGCCCGCGATCGCAATATTGGGTTTGTGTTTCAGCATTATGCCTTGTTTAAACACATGACCGTGCGCCAGAATATCGCCTTTGGGCTGGAAATCCGCAAGCAGGAAAAGTCAAAAATCCGCAATCGCGTCGATGAGTTACTGGAGTTGGTGCAGCTAAAAGGTATGGGTAACCGCTACCCCTCGCAGCTATCGGGCGGGCAACGGCAGCGGGTGGCATTGGCAAGAGCCTTAGCTGTGGAACCCAAAGTTTTATTGCTGGACGAACCTTTTGGGGCGCTAGATGCCAAGGTGCGGAAGGAATTACGGGCTTGGTTGCGCCGCCTGCACGACGAAGTGCACGTTACCAGCGTCTTTGTTACCCACGATCAAGAAGAGGCGATGGAAGTAGCTGATGCGATCGTGGTGATGAATAAGGGTAAAGTCGAGCAAGTTGGTACGCCAGCGGAAATTTATGACAACCCTGCCACCTCATTTGTGATGAGCTTTATTGGCCCGGTTAATGTTGTACCTGCTAGTACGAATATTTGGGGGAAGAGTAAGCACGCCAACGATCGCGAACATGTCTTTATTCGCCCGCAAGATATTATGATTAAAACACAGGCAACCGATACGACCGTACCGGCTCGTATTAGCCGCCTGATTCATCTAGGCTGGGAAATCCAGGTCGAGCTGGCACTTGATGACGGTCAGGTACTAATGGCTCACCTTACACGCGATCGCTTTGACGAGTTAAAGCTAGAACCGCAGCAGCGCGTGCACGTCCAGCCCAAAGATACCCGCTCGTTCCCTTTAAACTATTCAATTTGAATTGAAGCCCTAGTCTCTAACTCCAAAATCATCTAGAGTTGGGAACATGACTGAATCTGCTCCCTTGAATTTTGCCGATCGGGATTTGAGCGATCGCTCCTTCAAGCACCAGTACTTGAGGGATGCAAATTTTCGTGGGGCGAATATTCGAGGTTGCGACTTTGGTGGGGCGAATTTAATCGGTGCTAACTTTGCCTATGCCAGAGCCGGACTGAGCCGCAAACAAGTAATTACTTTGGTTATCTGTGCCATTGGGTTTGGGATTGCCTACATCGATGCTCTGGTATTCGCACTAATTGGGAGTTTCTCTATGGCTGTGGCGATCGCGCTTTCCACATCGATGCTAGCCGCATTGATCTCGCCATTTACCTTGAGTTTGGGGATCTGTTCCTTAGTAGCTGTATTCGCAAATTTATTCAGTGCCGACAGTGGTTGGGAAGTCTCAACCGCAATCGCGATCGCGTTTGGTTGTGCCGTCGTTCTGACGATTAACCGAACTTTGTTTACCGTGTTTCTTGGCGCGATTGCGTTTAGCCTGCTAATCGCCTTATTTTTCGGGTTTGCTGGGAATTTAGAGCAGACCCTGACCTCTTACCGCGTGGTTACTGTGGGCATTACATTTAGCAGCATTGTTACCCTGACTGTAATGGATGGCGATCGGGATTTCTATGCTGCTAGCGTAGCAGGCAAATTTACGATCGCCGCCGCCGCTGCAGGTAATTGCCTGGTGTTGAGTGCCCTAGCCTTCGCAGTTGCCCGTAAGTGCTTTGATGATGACCTACCACTGGAGGAATTCGGTTATGTATGCTTTGCGATCGCTTCTGCGATCGGCGGGTTGGTACTCTTAGCCAGAGCAGTTAAAAGTATTAATGATGCGATCGGCACGTCGTTTCAAAATGCCGACCTTACTGGCGCGAGATTTGACAAAGCCGTAATGTCCCATACCGATTTTTCTCAAGCCAGATTATCAAAAGTAAGTTGGTCGCGCGCGCGCCTCAGAAAGTGCTTCATGCGCAGTCGATCGAGGGATAACGGGAGCGGGTCGCTAGACCTATAGTTATGATGACGATCGCGAGGCAATTCCCTCAGGAATGCGTACCGCTGCAAGGAAATTGCTTCCTACAGGTAATTTGTTTATGGGAAATCTCCTAAGCAGGCTTGACTGCACCAATCTGTTGGATCTGTTCTTTCATCCAGCTTTCATATAATTCATCGATTAATTGCTGGCGTGTATTTTCATCGAGCTGCGCTGGATAAAATTTCTCTAATCTAATCAGGACAAACCATTCCTCTAATCTGGTGGGCGGCCATAACTGTCCTGGTTGACTAATAGCCAGGGTGCGGGCGATCGCAGGATGCGGTGTAACCAAAGGCGTAGGCCCCACTAAGCCACCCGTTGCAGCTTCGCCGCCTTGAGAATACTGCTTTGCAAGGTCTGCAAACGACTGCTCTTCTTCCTGGATGCGAAAGTAAAGTTCCTGGGCGGTACCCAAGTCCTTGGTACGGATCAGCGAATATAACACCCGATCCAGGGCGGGTTTGCGCGTCATAAAGTACGACTCAACTTTATGTCCAAATTTTTCTTGTTTGAAGCGTGACAGACGAGTTGGACGCATCACGACATCCTCCAGTTGACTGTCCGTCAACCCCTGCACTTGCTGCCAGGACGATCTCGCTTCGGGAGTTTCTAGCTTATTTTGCGTAAAGAACTTTTCTAGCAAATCCTTGCGTTCGGTTTCCGTACATTCATAACTAGCGATCGCCTCATCTATAATTATTCCCCTAATCAGTTGAGGGAGTAATTGATAGCGGCGCAGAAGCCCGATTAATGCCTCTGCCTCAATTTTTTTATTACCAATCTGGAAAATTTCTGCCATAGCCTCATCATTAAACCACAGTACTCAGGCAGTTAATCCAGCCCCGCATACCACTTTTTAGATTACAACTAAATCAAACTAAAAATAATGAGGCAGTTACTACCTACCTCATCCTTCACCACATCTTAAGCCTGCTATATAGCCGTTAAAAAACTGACAGCCAATCCGCTGAATCTGATTGCTTCTTCAAACCACTAAGCAACGATTACAAGATTTAAAGCAGTGAATGAGTGAGGGAATACCGCGAATTGGATCTGGGCGATCTTGGTAAATAATTTGGCGGTACCAGCACCATCCTGGTCGTAGTATAAGCCTCCCTTGTTTGTATCGTAGTAGAAGGAAGAAGTACCAATAGGAGCACCTACAACATCTGCATTTTGACCTTCCACACTGCCAGAATTGGTTGAAAAGAAGAAGCTGGTTGGTGCAGTCCCTGAGCGGTCTTGGCCTGCAACTAGCGAACCACCAAATGCAGCAGCGCTAATCTGAACTACATCAATAACCCCAGAGGTAAAAGTAAAAGCATCAAAGTCAGTAATTGTATCGTATCCACCAGGCTCAAATACGTTTAAGAGGAATGTGTCATAATCCTCAAAACCGCCTCCGGTTAGCGTATCAAAGCCTGCTCCGCCAATCAGCGTATCGCCCTTACCGGAGTTCAACTCTTGAAAGAAGGAGGTTCGCCGATCGCTGCTATCGCCACCATTGATGCTGTCATTACCAGCACCGCCATCCATAACATCATTGCCAGCATTACCAGCCAGGGTGTCGTCGTTGACAGTAGATTGGAGCAGAATGCCATTAGCCGTCGTTGCTACGCCAGCAATAGGGGAGAATGTGTCAGGTGTAGGCGCTCCTACCAGGTTCTTACCCTTGATGTTGGCACCAGGTTGACCTTGACCGACAGTGAAGGTAGACGTACCGCCGTTATCACCCGTGTTGACGGTGTCATTGGTGGTGATGAAGCTACCGTTGATAGCGAATAACTGCGATCCTGGTGCCAGTAGCTGCTCTCTAGTTACACCCACGACCGTGATGGTTTGGTTGGCAGGAGTGCCATCGCTAGCTGTGCCTGCAATTGCAATTACCGCTGCGCCAGCCGAGTTGGTGGTAACCGTTACTGTGGCGTTGCGGTCTAGTTGGGAAATTGAAATCGTGTCGCCAGTAGCGAAGTCAAAGATCGTGTCAGAGCCACCAAAGCCGCCTCTGCTGCGTATCACTTGCTCTGCACCTGTAAACGCCACCAGATCCTGCGGTACGGCGGTAAAGAATTGGAACTGGTCGTTGCCAGATTCTCCAAACATGTCATTATTGCCACTGCCACCAATCAGGGTGTCGTTACCGTCCGCACCCAACATGCGATCGCTCCCGTTACCAGCAATTACCACGTCGTCGCCGATGTCGCCGTTCATGGTGTTGGCATTGGCAACGCTACCGTAGATCGTGTCGTTGCCTTGACCGCCAAACAGAGTGTTTCCACCATTGGTAGAAGCGACTAGCAAGTCTGCGTCCCTATTACCGCCCAAGCTGTCAGCGCTGAAGCCAAAGCGAGCGCCAACGAGGGTGTCGGCACCCTGACCGCCAAACAGGCTGTCGTTGCCGCCTGCGGTTTGGGTTAAGCTATCAGCAAACAGAAGGTCGTTGTCAGCATTACCGTTAAGCGTATCTCTGCCGACGTTACCGATGAGAGTGTCATCGCCTCTGAGACCTCTAGCGTTATCGCCTTCCGTAGTTGCTAAATAACTGTCGTTAGCATTTGTTCCTGTAAAAACTGCCATTAAATTTTGCACTCCTCACGTTTTCAGTTTCTTAAGTTCTTGGTTAAGTGGTGCTTTCCAACTCTAACTATTGCGATAGCTCTTATATTGCTTTAGCAGGCAATTAACCGAACGTTTGTAAGCTTGGCTCGAACTCAGAAACCTCACCACCATACATAAACTAGACATATCACAATAGGCACTAAATAACCGTGCAGGTTTAAGCAATATTCTGCGCAGAAGCAAGTAAACTTGCCAACAAAGACAGTTATGCATCAAAAATGCAGACAAAAAAGAGGCAGTTAGTACCGCCTCTTTTTAACCTGTTAGCTTAGTAACTGATGTTACGCGGAATCCTCATCTCTTTTAACCTGCACGCATCTTTACACATAAGGGTCGCAGGGGCACAGCCCCCGCTCTGGTTTTCTTCCCCTCTCCCTGAGGGAGAGGGGCCAGGGGTGAGGGTTTCAGGATCTTCCGCGTAAGGTGAGTTAGTAACTGAGCGTTAATCCACAATTACCAAACAAGCTTAAACAACAATTACTATGTGAGAAGAAGTAAATGCATTGTTAGGGGTGGAACCCCTTCACCCCAAAAATAAAACCCGTTCTCAAGTGAAAACTGCTATAGCGCGCTGAACCTGGTGAATTATCAATGCTTAACTGTGGCTGTTGAGAATAGATGTTTCTGGCTGTGCAAGGTTCTTTTTATATCTTCGAGAGACTTCTTGTTCGGGATCGATACCTTCAAAGGTTGGTGGCAGCCAGACTCTGAGTACCATCAAACCTCCTAACACCACAAGGAAAACACATGCAGCTAAGACCTGCGTAAAGGTTGTCTCAAGCACGCCTCTTACGATCGTTTCTCGCAAGACAGAAACAATGGAAACTTCTACTGCTACTCCGATCGATACTCGTTGCTCCTGGAGGTAAATAATCAGCAGGCGGAATAATTCCACTAAAATCAGTAATGAGAGAATATCTGCCATTACGGTATGGAACTGGATGGGTGGAATTAAAGAAAGGAACATGGTACCGATTTGCAGCACCATAAAGCTAAATAGTCCGATGCAGAGACAAATCACGATCAGATCTTGAACTAATTCCAATGCCTGCACGATTCGAGGCAAGTGCAACCAACTATCGCGTTTGATTGGTTTGAGGGGAATATCTTGTAGTAAGTTATGCATCTTGCTAATACCAATTCGATAGAGGGCTAGAGGTACCAATCCAAAACAGCATTGATACATCGAAGGTGGCGGGGTGTGTCCCACCACCTGACTGCAATAAACTGTTATTGAAATTGGTATCGATCGTAGCTATAGTCAATAGGCTTAGGACGGGGTGCAGGGATTCCACCCCTGCGTGGGGGCTGCGCCCCCACACCCCTGTAATAACCGATCTATCTACAGCTATAACTTTATGGTCGGGCAACGAGCAGTATTTGTAAAATGCCAATTCCTAAAGGAATATATTAGTATTCCTTATGAGATTGCAGATCTTGTACGCTGCTAAACTTATGTATGAGTTCTCGATCGCCCAGCAACTCGTCAATTAACCCAGCGATCGCTTTGCAGCAACTATCCGGCGATCGCCCCACCTGAAAAGCACTGAATCGCATCACAACCCATCCTGCGTCCAGGAGATATCGATCGAACTCCTCATTTGGTAATAACCCTTGAGGTTCGTCCGTTTCATCTAAGGCGATCGCGATATGAAGATTTGTCTCGGGATCGATGTAAGCAAAATCTAATGTCAAACTCCGATCGGGAAATTCAACCTGGCATCCCACATGAGTTGAGTTAGGAAAATATTGGGTTAATACCCGGGCAAAATCGCTTTTTATTCCACTCAGAGTAATATTCGTAGCATCTTCCACTCTATTGTTAGAGCTTACTTGCTTCAGGAGTTCCAATAACTTTGCTCGTCGATATTCTCTCAGTCGATTGGGGCTGCGAGCTACGGCAACTTTACTCTCATGCTGAGCTTGCTTGCGGGCATAAGTTTCTAGGGAAGTAAAGTATCCAGCCAGGATGCGATTGTATCTTTGCAAGCGCTGCTTGTAGCTCTTAAAGCGCAGGTGTTGATATGTAAAAATAGCTCCTAGACCAATCAGAAGTACAATCGTACCTAAATTCTTGTCAACGCGATAAATGAGAGATGTGCCTGCGATTAAAAGCGCGATTTCAATTACAGCTTTGAAAAAATCAACTGGTTGTGGTTCTGATGCAGAAAGTACAGGCGATCGCTCCGTAAATATCGGCAAAGCAGGCAACTCTGACTGAATTCCTTGCACCTCAGGTGGTATGAGAATGATGGGAAAGCAACTCATAGTTGTCAGATACCGTCCCATTTACTCATAGGTAACCCGATCGGACTTGTAATTTGGTGGCTCTACATGGATAGCGATCCTTACCGGGTCGAAATGCTCGTGGAGAAGATCTTCAACCAATTCTGTAATCTGATGGGCAGACTCCACATCAGTAGGTGCAACAATCATATGCATTTCGATGAATATCTGTCTACCTAACACCCCTCTAGAAGCGATATCGTGACAATTAATTACACCTGGCACCTGACGAGCGATCGCATCAATCGTTTCCGGTGCGATCGCCATCTCATCAACTAGCATCGGCAAGTTACTTGCGATTACTTTCCAACCGCTCCAAAATACCAAAGCAGCAACGGGTAAAGCCAGTACCACATCTATCCACTGCAACCACTTCATGCCGGTCAGTTCGCCGCACCACACCCCTATTAGACCGGCGATCACAATAATCGTAATCCAAACATCGCTCATAGTGTGCTGAGCATCGGCAATCAGAATACTACTACCAATACGATTGCCGACCCGACGCTCGTAGAAGGTAATGATAATATTCATCCCTAAAACCACGATCATCAGCCATAATGCGGGAGCAGAAACATCCACTTTATGTACCGCGCCGCTCGTAACTCGATCTATAACTCCCTTGAGAATTTCCAAGCAGGCCATGCCCAGAAAAGCAGAGATACTTAGTGCGGCGATCGCCTCAAATTTCTGATGTCCGTAGGGATGTTCTCGATCTGGGTAGGGCGAGGCAAATCGGATGGCAACTAAGCCCAGCACGTTATTAAAACTGTCGGTGACGCTATGCAGAGCATCGGCAATGAGGCTGAGCGATCCGGTCCACAGACCTACCACCAGTTTGACTAGCAAAACTAGTATGTTGAGTAGCAAAGTGATCAGTAGTACCCTGCGTACTTGAGGACGTATATCTTCCACTCCGAACCCTAATTAAAAGTCATCATCGTAATTGCTAGCGGCTGCTTGGTCGTCGCGCTTGGAGCCTAGTAAATCTAGCTGCTCGACAAAGATAATCGGTTTGGAGCGGTCTTCGCCCGTGGTGCGATCCTGCCAGCGATCGAATTTCAGCGATCCTGTAATCCCAATCAGGCTTCCTTTTTTAACATAGTTGGCAGCTATCTCAGCGGTCTTGCCCCAAATCTCCAGATCGAACCAATCCGGCGGTTCGTCGCGATTGCTAGTCCGGCGATTGACCGCCAGGGTAAACGTACATTTTTGCGAACCGGACTCAAAATATTTGACTTCAGGATCTCTACCTGCGCGACCGACCAAATTAATTTTATTTAGTGACATAGTCTCAAGTTTATTGCTTTATTGACGACTCCCCGTCCTAAAGGCGCGGGGATTC includes:
- a CDS encoding WD40 repeat domain-containing serine/threonine-protein kinase translates to MPRVYCFNPNCLQINRDNDSQFCHNCGAALSLKDRYQAIAILHKNNRSQVFRVSDRLNTNSCILRQIHKDNPYNNYFNRLVTYLKEIEPHPDIPDYIDSFETDSYCYLVRGFIEGNNLETLVNRSGTFAVDRVWQVLLNILPVLHHLHSYKLIHREIEPQNIIYSDKLNKFILVDWMSLTKVKGDRNIQSDTSLDIYSGSAEFSAPESLEGTVCFASDLYSLGLVCVYLLTGLRPFDVFNTIDRSWVWRDNWQISKAEVNSDRRERLGELIDKLIVPDLDRRLRSPSDVLRMMGCSVTDWESAIARKKRHQDALEYTWTCQKFLRADEELFAGLNCIDYSDDGKFIASGGEDKKISISEVETGDRIVNLYGHQGQIADIKFVPNTNILISGDRKGKIYFWRWNGGRNADSDIVHELDTGSGVAVIALHPGLPMLASAHIDKKIRIWDRQTKELITTLAAHSLAVTDVQFAIGSPLLASASQDRIVKIWQTDNWELKHSLKGHNWAIKSVAFNADASILASAGDGKDIKIWDLKTHQLLRNLSGHSWSVSCIAFLPNSKTLLLSASWDKKIKLWDIETGEELAVLEGHQDSIFDLAVRAIAPDRGFSLATTSKDKTIGIWEIGRRLSL
- a CDS encoding ATP-dependent Clp protease proteolytic subunit, whose amino-acid sequence is MDNSNDFLNQNEEFYNDLVQKRIVVLREEITNETAIAAVAQLLYLDSEDANADIYLYINSSGGSVSAGMAIYDTIESIQADVATVCIEFAGGIAGLLLAAGAKGKRLALAHSRIMLCPPSVGVNNSPELDAQTVELCKIRQTLNGIMARHTGQPVQKIERDTEQHFFLSAQEALQYGIVDRIADLQLSASNPSIIVMPVSPPARSIPPKQVPASKDRTISSQPKGSQVFLKCISSFITTIRQMWQKLAGHRNRRR
- a CDS encoding SPFH domain-containing protein; the protein is MRSTKNKLLGGKLSRGLSVTSLLAAGIMLSGNVAAAKELPVKQSRTVTHSELITALSTPETTSKIESQPQIVKADISTWLIPVAGVVICLIFFPQICQILGLVVIGEKEVGIVTKKFASKSLPAGRLIALHGEGGLQASTLPPGWHWGFWPWQYGIKKESVCIIPQGEIGLVVANDGATIPPERILGKVVPCDDFQDAHKFLVNGGEKGRQLGILTAGMYRINTGLFTIITATTASKQGMHPNDLKVHTVDPNTVGIVTTLDGLAIEEGEIAGPVIPGHDNFQNAQKFINGGGRRGLQEQVILSGSWNLNPWFAQVEQVRMTEIPIGYVGVVISFVGKTTEDISGEAFTHGSLVNPGHKGVWVTPLYPGKHPLNTRIMGVELVPTTNIVLNFSERITGEHGYDSKLTALKLLSFDGFTYDLEVFQIIHIGALDAPKVISRLGSMQNVVDHVLRPIIANYFRNSAQEYTILDFLTERSQRQAEAAEYVRLALRAYDVQAVDTLIGLITPPPELMQTLTQRKIAEEQQKTYEVQRTAQTQRQELVRETALADIQQEVVKAEQGVRISELAASSKIKEANGEAEAIRLTGEAKAAAYKAGVTALGSQAYTVLQLMQVIGDRQVRVVPDVSVSGSANGGGLLDGLLAMLLKNQLQQPGVPGLKSANSVKEEKPVATKKPVLDNPLASIVPPKDL
- a CDS encoding sulfate/molybdate ABC transporter ATP-binding protein translates to MGIVVQEVSKSFGDFQAVDNVSIEVKSGSLVALLGPSGSGKSTLLRLIAGLEIPDRGKIFLTGEDTTFQDARDRNIGFVFQHYALFKHMTVRQNIAFGLEIRKQEKSKIRNRVDELLELVQLKGMGNRYPSQLSGGQRQRVALARALAVEPKVLLLDEPFGALDAKVRKELRAWLRRLHDEVHVTSVFVTHDQEEAMEVADAIVVMNKGKVEQVGTPAEIYDNPATSFVMSFIGPVNVVPASTNIWGKSKHANDREHVFIRPQDIMIKTQATDTTVPARISRLIHLGWEIQVELALDDGQVLMAHLTRDRFDELKLEPQQRVHVQPKDTRSFPLNYSI